The following are encoded in a window of bacterium SCSIO 12643 genomic DNA:
- the gcvH gene encoding glycine cleavage system protein GcvH produces MGVPADLKYSKDHEWVKVEGDVATIGITDYAQGELGDIVYVEVDTEGDTLDKEETFGTVEAVKTVSDLFMPISGEVMEFNEALEDAPETVNSDAYGEGWMVKVKISDPSELEALLDAAAYEALIAG; encoded by the coding sequence ATGGGAGTACCTGCAGATTTAAAGTATAGTAAAGACCACGAATGGGTTAAAGTAGAGGGTGATGTTGCAACAATCGGAATTACTGATTATGCACAAGGAGAGCTAGGCGATATCGTTTATGTGGAAGTAGATACTGAAGGAGATACATTAGATAAAGAAGAAACATTTGGTACGGTTGAAGCCGTAAAAACTGTTTCGGATTTGTTCATGCCTATTTCAGGAGAAGTGATGGAGTTTAATGAAGCTTTAGAAGATGCTCCGGAAACTGTAAATAGCGATGCTTATGGCGAAGGTTGGATGGTTAAAGTAAAAATCTCTGATCCTTCAGAATTAGAAGCGCTTTTAGATGCAGCGGCATATGAAGCTTTGATTGCTGGATAA
- a CDS encoding VanZ family protein, with protein sequence MLDKDLYLSKNKITIFWALLIAVLSFLPGSNFPKMQITNLDLVIHFFFYSTFSFLLILGNVRQTQFDVLKESPVFWGLIVSIFYGGMVEIIQGTEFVSRSTEFSDFIANSVGSIIGWILFQFIYGPNKNFKTWNERSRPKKILENNRHNFSSSD encoded by the coding sequence TTGCTGGATAAGGATTTGTATCTAAGTAAAAATAAAATCACAATATTTTGGGCACTGCTTATTGCAGTGCTCAGTTTTTTACCCGGTAGTAACTTCCCTAAAATGCAAATAACCAACCTTGATTTGGTTATACATTTTTTCTTCTATAGTACATTTTCATTTCTTCTTATATTAGGTAATGTACGTCAAACGCAGTTTGATGTCTTAAAAGAATCTCCAGTGTTCTGGGGATTAATAGTTTCCATTTTTTATGGTGGAATGGTAGAAATAATTCAAGGCACGGAATTTGTTTCTAGGTCCACAGAATTTTCTGATTTTATCGCTAACTCGGTTGGTAGTATCATCGGATGGATTCTGTTTCAATTTATTTATGGACCTAATAAAAACTTTAAGACATGGAACGAAAGAAGTCGCCCAAAAAAGATTTTAGAAAACAATCGCCACAATTTTTCCTCATCGGATTAG
- a CDS encoding energy transducer TonB, producing the protein MERKKSPKKDFRKQSPQFFLIGLVVALSTTLLAFEYKTFEYHTYELPDPIINEMDEDELPPLTFPKKKVLPPPPVQPIEPMPVPDPEPTPMPDPEPDPIPEPTPDPDPDPNPGIWDEPEPLDKEDIPINIAEVMPEFKGGERAMYEYLGKNVKYPKFALENGLEAKLYVQFIVNKDGSISDVKVLNPEGYGFDKEAIRVVSAMPGWKPGKQAGRKVRVYYVLPINFSIL; encoded by the coding sequence ATGGAACGAAAGAAGTCGCCCAAAAAAGATTTTAGAAAACAATCGCCACAATTTTTCCTCATCGGATTAGTTGTTGCGCTCAGTACAACCCTGCTTGCTTTTGAATACAAGACATTTGAGTATCATACTTATGAGTTGCCAGACCCTATTATTAATGAAATGGATGAGGATGAATTACCTCCATTAACATTTCCAAAGAAAAAAGTGTTGCCACCACCACCGGTTCAGCCTATAGAGCCCATGCCAGTTCCAGATCCAGAACCTACTCCAATGCCTGACCCGGAGCCAGACCCTATTCCAGAACCAACACCTGATCCTGATCCAGACCCAAATCCGGGAATATGGGATGAACCGGAGCCTTTGGATAAAGAAGATATTCCAATCAATATAGCTGAGGTGATGCCTGAGTTTAAAGGAGGGGAGAGAGCCATGTATGAGTACTTAGGTAAAAATGTTAAATATCCGAAGTTCGCTCTGGAAAATGGTTTGGAAGCCAAACTTTACGTTCAATTCATCGTAAATAAAGATGGATCGATAAGTGATGTTAAGGTATTGAATCCTGAAGGTTATGGTTTTGATAAGGAAGCGATACGCGTAGTATCTGCTATGCCAGGCTGGAAACCAGGTAAACAGGCAGGTAGAAAAGTAAGAGTATATTATGTGCTCCCTATTAATTTTTCGATATTATAA
- a CDS encoding energy transducer TonB, giving the protein MEVKKNPEVDVNRKSGMYFMIGAVVALSVLLLSFEWKVYEKKVAELGKLVLDAEEDELIPITQQELPPPPPPPPQTTIIEIVEDDEEIEEELEIEDTEADEDEVVEIVEVEEEEEVAEEEIFTIVETNPSFPGGEAKMYEFLGKNMKYPPIARDNNIQGRVYVSFVVEKNGAITDVRVLRGIGGGCDEEAIRVVKSMPKWSAGKQRGKPVRVRFNLPIVFKLQ; this is encoded by the coding sequence ATGGAAGTTAAGAAAAATCCAGAAGTAGATGTAAACCGAAAGTCGGGAATGTACTTTATGATTGGTGCAGTCGTGGCTTTATCAGTGCTTTTACTATCTTTCGAATGGAAAGTGTATGAAAAGAAGGTTGCCGAGTTGGGTAAGCTGGTTCTTGATGCTGAAGAGGATGAATTGATTCCGATTACACAGCAAGAATTACCACCACCACCACCACCTCCTCCTCAGACAACAATTATTGAGATTGTTGAAGATGATGAGGAAATCGAAGAAGAGCTGGAAATCGAAGATACTGAAGCTGATGAGGATGAAGTTGTAGAGATTGTAGAGGTTGAGGAAGAAGAGGAAGTAGCAGAAGAGGAGATTTTTACAATTGTGGAAACGAATCCTTCGTTCCCTGGAGGAGAAGCTAAGATGTATGAATTCCTAGGGAAAAATATGAAGTATCCACCTATTGCAAGAGATAATAATATTCAAGGTAGAGTATATGTATCTTTTGTTGTGGAGAAAAATGGTGCGATTACCGATGTAAGAGTTTTACGTGGAATCGGTGGAGGATGCGATGAAGAAGCAATTCGTGTAGTAAAATCGATGCCAAAATGGAGTGCAGGTAAGCAAAGAGGTAAGCCTGTGCGTGTAAGATTTAATCTTCCAATCGTATTTAAATTACAGTAA
- the deoC gene encoding deoxyribose-phosphate aldolase, with protein sequence MDRSELQSWVASQLAENDQYKSSYENQDLKNIIQCIDLTTLNATDSSKSVLEFVNSGREFLSERSLPTVAAICVFSNFTSLVRKSLEDTGISTACVATCFPHGQASLDVKVQEVKDARAQGADEIDVVINRGQVLDGDYESVFNEMAAFKEAAEDVHVKVILEVCELTLEQVYHVSQLAIKAGVDFLKTSTGKGASGASLEASMIMCRTIKEHYDLTGKMVGFKAAGGISTSDVAMQYYNMVSSILGEKWLNNAYFRIGASSLLKNLVEDLK encoded by the coding sequence ATGGACAGATCGGAATTGCAGAGCTGGGTAGCCAGTCAATTGGCTGAAAATGATCAGTATAAATCCTCGTATGAAAATCAGGATTTAAAAAACATAATTCAATGTATTGATTTAACAACACTAAATGCGACTGATAGTTCGAAATCGGTGTTGGAATTTGTGAATTCGGGTAGAGAATTCTTGTCTGAGAGAAGTTTACCTACAGTTGCAGCCATATGTGTATTTTCTAATTTCACGTCATTAGTGCGCAAGTCATTAGAAGATACTGGAATATCCACAGCATGTGTCGCAACTTGTTTTCCGCATGGACAAGCAAGTCTGGACGTGAAGGTCCAGGAAGTAAAAGATGCTAGAGCTCAAGGTGCTGATGAGATCGATGTGGTGATTAACAGAGGTCAGGTGCTTGATGGTGATTATGAAAGTGTATTCAATGAAATGGCTGCTTTTAAGGAAGCTGCTGAAGATGTACACGTGAAAGTGATACTGGAAGTATGTGAGTTAACATTGGAACAAGTTTATCATGTTTCTCAACTGGCCATTAAAGCGGGTGTAGACTTTTTGAAGACATCAACCGGAAAAGGAGCTAGTGGAGCGAGTTTGGAAGCATCTATGATCATGTGTAGGACGATTAAAGAGCACTACGATTTAACGGGTAAAATGGTTGGATTTAAAGCTGCTGGAGGTATTTCAACCTCTGATGTAGCCATGCAATATTACAATATGGTGTCTTCAATACTTGGAGAAAAATGGTTGAATAATGCGTATTTTAGAATTGGGGCAAGTAGCTTGTTAAAGAATCTGGTTGAAGATTTAAAATAA
- the cyoE gene encoding heme o synthase — MITKSRAVVASSASLIAKLKVYAAFTKMRLASLVVFSAVVSYVYAAPSVSMVSLIVLSIGGFLVTGASNGMNQIIEKDFDKLMDRTSSRPIPSGQMSVMEGFMVVAITGITGIFMLWYFLNPLSGLLGALAMLMYAGIYTPLKRKTSWAVIIGAFPGAIPPLLGYVAVTGKFGLVPGILFIIQFAWQLPHFWSIAWKLDEDYKKGGFTLLPINGKRDQASAWVILLTSLLMIPAGLLPYYFGETSIYSAVLITLLALWMVYYSMKLVQTKDDKMALKVMFASFAYLPLVQLALMFDKIFLM, encoded by the coding sequence ATGATCACTAAATCGAGAGCAGTTGTAGCTAGCTCAGCTTCGCTCATAGCTAAATTAAAAGTTTATGCCGCATTTACGAAAATGCGTTTGGCTTCTTTGGTTGTTTTTTCAGCAGTAGTTTCTTATGTATATGCCGCACCATCAGTGAGTATGGTGAGTTTGATTGTGCTTTCTATAGGAGGTTTTTTGGTAACAGGAGCTTCTAATGGAATGAACCAGATTATTGAGAAAGATTTCGATAAATTAATGGATAGAACCAGTAGCCGTCCTATTCCATCAGGACAGATGAGTGTGATGGAAGGATTTATGGTGGTGGCTATCACAGGGATTACCGGAATTTTTATGTTATGGTATTTTTTGAATCCATTATCAGGTTTATTAGGTGCTTTGGCGATGTTGATGTATGCGGGAATTTATACTCCACTAAAGCGTAAAACATCATGGGCTGTAATTATTGGAGCTTTCCCTGGTGCGATTCCTCCATTATTGGGTTATGTGGCTGTTACTGGTAAATTTGGTTTGGTTCCGGGAATCTTGTTCATAATTCAATTTGCTTGGCAATTACCACACTTTTGGAGTATTGCGTGGAAGTTAGATGAAGACTATAAAAAAGGTGGTTTTACACTTTTACCGATTAACGGGAAAAGAGATCAAGCTAGTGCCTGGGTAATATTATTAACTTCATTGTTAATGATTCCCGCGGGTTTATTACCATATTATTTTGGAGAAACAAGTATCTACTCTGCAGTCCTGATTACTTTGTTGGCATTGTGGATGGTATACTATTCTATGAAATTAGTTCAAACAAAAGATGATAAGATGGCTTTAAAGGTTATGTTTGCTTCTTTTGCATATTTGCCTTTAGTGCAATTGGCATTAATGTTTGACAAGATATTTTTAATGTAA
- a CDS encoding cytochrome c oxidase subunit 3 encodes MASGISIQEQGIIRSKTAKPLLWVAMAGMSMIFASLTSAYVVRQADSDWLSIELPMQFYYSTAIIVLSSITLVFADVSAKKNNQTGIKIGLISTFVLSLAFVYSQFDAYNILMDQGFYFSGSGISSSFLYVLTIVHLAHVFGGNISLLITSIKGLKGKYSAEDKLGIELASWYWHYLTGVWMFLLMFLLYIK; translated from the coding sequence ATGGCAAGCGGTATTTCCATACAAGAACAAGGAATAATTCGTTCAAAAACGGCAAAGCCTCTTTTATGGGTAGCTATGGCCGGAATGTCCATGATATTTGCTTCATTGACGAGTGCTTATGTGGTACGTCAGGCAGATTCTGATTGGTTAAGTATTGAACTACCGATGCAGTTTTACTACAGTACAGCAATTATCGTATTGAGCAGTATTACTTTGGTTTTTGCGGATGTTTCTGCAAAAAAAAATAATCAAACAGGAATTAAAATAGGTTTAATTTCAACATTTGTTTTGAGTTTGGCCTTTGTATATTCTCAGTTTGATGCCTACAATATTTTAATGGATCAGGGATTTTATTTTTCCGGTTCCGGTATTTCTTCTTCTTTTTTATATGTGCTGACTATTGTGCATTTGGCACACGTATTTGGAGGAAATATTTCTTTATTGATAACATCTATTAAAGGCCTAAAAGGTAAATATTCAGCTGAAGATAAGCTAGGAATCGAATTGGCTTCCTGGTATTGGCATTACCTTACAGGTGTATGGATGTTTTTACTTATGTTTTTACTTTATATTAAATAA
- a CDS encoding cytochrome c oxidase subunit 3, with product MAGEATQQLTTAELWAGKRSPFSISYGKMMMWFFLISDALTFTGFLGALAFMRVYFGDIWPITENIFYHFPFFHHTELPLLYVAFMTFILIISSVTMVLAVEAGHRMDKKGVTKWLFLTVIGGAVFLGSQAWEWSTFIHGSEYGAYDMGDGTMGRIMNEEGTIIQLRDGSLLEGAAAEDIKATQRVVHGANLTENEYGLPLYADFFFFITGFHGTHVLSGVIINLIILLRVRKGVYEETGHYEMVEKVGLYWHFIDLVWVFVFTFFYLV from the coding sequence ATGGCGGGAGAAGCTACACAACAATTGACAACAGCAGAACTTTGGGCAGGAAAACGCTCACCATTTAGCATTAGCTATGGTAAAATGATGATGTGGTTCTTTTTGATTTCAGATGCATTAACGTTTACCGGGTTTCTTGGTGCATTAGCGTTTATGAGAGTTTATTTTGGAGATATTTGGCCAATTACGGAAAATATTTTCTATCACTTCCCATTCTTTCATCATACTGAGTTGCCATTATTATATGTGGCATTTATGACGTTTATCCTGATTATTAGTTCTGTAACTATGGTTTTAGCTGTGGAAGCTGGACATAGAATGGATAAGAAAGGTGTAACTAAATGGTTATTCTTAACGGTAATTGGTGGAGCTGTATTCTTAGGTTCTCAAGCTTGGGAGTGGTCAACATTTATTCACGGTTCTGAGTATGGAGCATACGATATGGGTGATGGTACCATGGGTAGAATTATGAATGAAGAAGGAACGATCATCCAGTTGAGAGATGGATCATTACTTGAAGGAGCAGCAGCTGAAGATATTAAAGCGACTCAAAGAGTAGTTCATGGGGCAAACCTTACAGAAAATGAATATGGTTTACCGCTGTACGCAGATTTCTTTTTCTTCATTACAGGTTTTCATGGAACTCACGTATTGAGTGGTGTGATCATTAACCTGATTATTTTATTACGTGTTAGAAAAGGAGTTTACGAAGAAACCGGTCACTATGAAATGGTTGAGAAAGTTGGTTTGTACTGGCACTTTATTGACCTTGTTTGGGTATTTGTATTCACATTCTTCTACTTGGTATAA
- a CDS encoding cytochrome C oxidase subunit IV family protein → MKRDDIIEYSLGAHHSEEEGVKKRKEIYKVTVILSVITIIEVTMGIILKKTDFLGAQAIWDMIKIAYIGLTVVKAAYIIMIFMHLGDERKPLRWLILAPYIFFLLYLLFFLLVEAGADTAI, encoded by the coding sequence ATGAAAAGAGACGATATTATAGAGTATTCATTAGGAGCACACCATAGCGAAGAAGAAGGTGTAAAGAAACGTAAAGAAATTTATAAGGTTACGGTTATTCTTTCTGTGATTACCATTATTGAGGTAACCATGGGTATCATCTTAAAAAAGACGGATTTCTTAGGTGCACAAGCGATCTGGGATATGATTAAGATTGCTTACATTGGATTAACGGTAGTAAAGGCAGCTTATATCATTATGATATTTATGCACTTGGGTGATGAAAGAAAACCATTAAGATGGTTGATTTTGGCACCGTATATTTTCTTCTTGTTGTATTTATTGTTCTTCTTATTAGTGGAAGCAGGTGCGGATACAGCAATCTAA
- a CDS encoding DUF420 domain-containing protein: MPKGDGASEMVKSIPFMNAIFNGASFLALVFGLVAIRNGKKMVHRGFMMGAMAMSALFLVGYVIYHSQVPSTPFGGEGIIRWIYFIILITHIILAAGLAPLVLITFARALKGDFEKHKKIAKWTYPIWLYVSLTGIIVYMMIEPYY; the protein is encoded by the coding sequence ATGCCAAAAGGTGACGGAGCATCAGAAATGGTAAAGTCCATACCATTCATGAATGCTATTTTTAATGGAGCTAGTTTTTTAGCTCTGGTGTTTGGTTTGGTAGCGATCCGAAATGGTAAAAAGATGGTGCATCGCGGTTTTATGATGGGCGCGATGGCTATGAGTGCACTCTTTTTAGTTGGATATGTTATTTATCATTCGCAAGTGCCTAGCACACCATTTGGAGGCGAGGGAATCATCAGATGGATCTATTTTATCATATTAATTACGCATATCATATTAGCGGCTGGGTTGGCTCCATTGGTATTAATCACATTTGCACGAGCTTTAAAAGGCGATTTTGAGAAGCATAAGAAGATTGCAAAATGGACTTATCCAATATGGTTATACGTTTCTTTGACTGGGATCATTGTGTATATGATGATAGAACCATATTATTAA
- a CDS encoding SPOR domain-containing protein, with amino-acid sequence MSRLIFFVSVFMMPLVIFSQENNAWKSFPAAPDTNTVKTGEGILTDTLSNTVEKALEDSTRGHLKSNVPIKVQELNEIYTEQSKNKPQIKGYTVLLYSGSGANSKLKARNILLEFNEKFPDCNSASHLTWKSPNYEVRIGDYRTKLEAERLLQKIKEEFPTAFVKKAMIELPALRPEEESESEELEEK; translated from the coding sequence ATGTCCAGATTGATTTTCTTCGTTAGTGTTTTTATGATGCCTTTGGTTATTTTTTCTCAAGAAAATAATGCATGGAAATCATTTCCTGCTGCTCCTGATACAAATACAGTGAAAACCGGGGAAGGAATCTTAACAGATACCCTGTCCAACACCGTTGAAAAAGCCTTGGAAGATTCAACCCGTGGACATTTAAAATCTAATGTTCCAATCAAAGTTCAGGAATTAAACGAAATTTATACAGAGCAATCTAAAAACAAACCTCAGATTAAAGGATATACCGTACTTCTTTACTCTGGTTCCGGGGCAAATAGTAAACTAAAAGCCCGAAATATTTTACTTGAGTTCAATGAGAAATTTCCGGATTGCAATTCAGCATCTCATCTTACATGGAAAAGTCCAAATTATGAGGTAAGAATTGGTGATTATAGAACCAAATTAGAAGCAGAAAGACTATTGCAAAAAATCAAAGAAGAATTTCCTACAGCATTTGTAAAAAAGGCCATGATTGAGTTGCCAGCTCTTAGACCTGAAGAAGAATCTGAATCAGAAGAATTAGAGGAGAAATAG
- a CDS encoding M23 family metallopeptidase has product MKFIFRISFIMLSVALVLFSFKKPSQKVPNITPIKSSQLIKISSGFGMRTHPLTKAAKMHTGIDYVAKMGTPVMATADGKVVKIEHKSTGYGNNIILKHANGFKTRYSQLEDIKVTLGQKVAQKDIIGTVGSSGTSTGPHLHYEIELNGTKVNPEYYINN; this is encoded by the coding sequence ATGAAATTCATATTTAGAATTAGCTTTATTATGCTTTCCGTAGCTTTAGTCCTCTTTTCTTTTAAAAAGCCAAGTCAAAAAGTGCCAAACATAACTCCTATAAAATCATCTCAACTCATTAAAATTTCTTCTGGTTTTGGGATGCGAACTCATCCTTTGACCAAAGCTGCTAAAATGCATACAGGAATTGATTATGTTGCAAAAATGGGAACTCCGGTTATGGCCACAGCTGATGGTAAAGTTGTTAAAATTGAACACAAGAGTACAGGTTATGGTAATAACATTATTCTTAAACACGCCAACGGGTTCAAAACAAGATATTCTCAGTTAGAAGACATTAAAGTAACCTTGGGTCAAAAGGTAGCTCAAAAAGATATTATTGGAACTGTAGGTTCCTCAGGTACTTCTACAGGACCACATTTACATTATGAAATTGAACTTAACGGCACAAAGGTTAATCCTGAATACTATATCAATAATTAA
- a CDS encoding HAMP domain-containing histidine kinase → MQKNIIKVLIFAIASAVIALIAMQYYWVHSSVELRKEEFSRNVADALKSVSDYLMRYEAATLIQAQEQNRYLFIDDHAEEKINTAGGDTNYEYMMIERYVQDGEEVQVSITEEKDGVRVADSKEIQDRTLPEFGTEKETGSGVWSFGSTGHSYRGISLNKEIEERIAQKNAYIGEIAKSLTRVNSTEKLEDRIDSLFLDSLLHLAFFERGIKIDFEFGVFDYNGVYRFGNKQKLSTKLQDSHYKVRLFKNDVMGKPGYLKVFFPKEKGFVLQSTVFMLLTSLLVVLAIIYIFYWTVKAIITQKKNSDIKNDFINNMTHELKTPISTISLAVEVLNDPAMSSNKNLLERYLGMINEENKRLGMLVEEVLQSAALDRSAFKLKQEELNIAQLVTEVVGKMDIKIKEKNGNVQVDVDPSGFYDFVGDRVHLTNVLYNLMDNAIKYSRENPEIKIEVLNVVNQIAIRVSDNGIGIAKEHVKKVFEKLYRVPTGNLHDVKGFGLGLNYVKTIVSRHQGHVDVKSVLGKGSTFIIYLPIDSKKINSPEQEN, encoded by the coding sequence ATGCAGAAGAATATTATTAAGGTACTCATTTTTGCGATTGCATCTGCGGTTATTGCTTTGATCGCCATGCAGTATTATTGGGTTCATAGTTCCGTTGAGCTAAGAAAAGAAGAATTCTCTAGAAATGTTGCGGATGCCCTAAAATCTGTTTCAGATTATCTGATGCGCTACGAAGCTGCAACATTAATTCAGGCTCAAGAACAGAATAGATACTTGTTTATAGATGATCATGCAGAAGAGAAAATAAATACTGCTGGAGGAGATACCAATTATGAGTACATGATGATTGAACGTTATGTACAGGATGGGGAAGAGGTTCAGGTATCTATCACAGAAGAAAAAGATGGTGTTCGAGTAGCTGATTCTAAAGAAATTCAAGATAGAACTTTACCTGAGTTTGGAACGGAGAAAGAGACTGGGAGTGGTGTTTGGTCATTTGGAAGTACTGGACATTCTTATCGAGGGATCTCTTTAAACAAGGAGATAGAAGAGAGAATTGCACAGAAAAATGCTTACATCGGTGAAATTGCGAAGAGTTTGACACGAGTTAACTCTACGGAGAAATTAGAAGATCGCATTGATTCTTTGTTTTTGGATTCTTTGCTGCATTTGGCATTCTTTGAAAGAGGTATAAAAATCGATTTTGAATTTGGGGTTTTCGATTATAATGGGGTTTATCGATTCGGAAACAAACAGAAGTTGAGTACCAAACTTCAAGATTCACATTATAAAGTCCGTTTATTTAAAAATGATGTGATGGGTAAACCGGGTTACCTCAAAGTCTTTTTCCCAAAAGAAAAAGGATTTGTACTGCAATCAACTGTGTTTATGTTGTTGACTTCTTTACTCGTTGTACTTGCCATCATATATATTTTTTACTGGACTGTGAAGGCTATTATTACTCAAAAGAAAAATTCTGATATTAAGAATGACTTTATTAATAATATGACGCATGAGTTGAAAACACCGATTTCTACAATTTCTTTAGCGGTGGAGGTTTTAAATGACCCAGCGATGTCGAGTAATAAAAATCTTTTAGAGCGTTATCTGGGAATGATTAATGAGGAAAACAAGCGTTTGGGGATGTTGGTTGAGGAGGTATTACAAAGTGCAGCTTTAGATAGAAGTGCCTTTAAATTAAAACAGGAAGAACTCAACATTGCACAACTGGTAACAGAGGTGGTGGGTAAAATGGATATCAAGATTAAAGAAAAGAACGGCAATGTTCAGGTTGATGTGGACCCATCCGGATTTTATGATTTCGTTGGAGATCGTGTACACCTGACTAATGTCCTCTATAATTTAATGGATAACGCTATAAAATATTCAAGAGAAAATCCGGAGATTAAAATTGAGGTTCTGAATGTAGTAAACCAAATTGCGATTCGTGTGAGCGATAATGGTATAGGAATTGCAAAAGAGCACGTCAAGAAAGTTTTTGAAAAATTATACCGGGTACCAACAGGTAATCTACATGATGTGAAAGGCTTTGGTTTGGGCTTAAATTATGTTAAAACAATAGTCTCCAGACACCAGGGACACGTGGATGTGAAGAGTGTTTTGGGAAAAGGTTCTACTTTTATCATCTATTTACCTATTGACAGTAAAAAAATAAATTCTCCGGAACAAGAAAATTAA
- a CDS encoding response regulator transcription factor yields MQKFRLLVVEDDPNLGTILAEYLRAKDYDVKLCEDGQEGFDSFTKREYDLVISDVMMPKKDGFTMATEIRKLNSKVPIIFLTAKSMKEDTIEGFKLGADDYITKPFSMEELLLRINAILRRTKSDVIDDENIKDIQLGMFNFNPNERTLVNGETSEKLTSKESQLLKLLAQNKNEVLEREFALKAIWGDDSYFNSRSMDVYITKLRKYLRPDTNLEIINVHGKGFKLIVKKA; encoded by the coding sequence ATGCAAAAATTCAGATTACTTGTAGTTGAAGATGATCCAAATTTAGGGACAATTTTAGCCGAATATTTGAGAGCTAAAGATTATGATGTGAAATTATGCGAGGATGGGCAAGAAGGGTTTGATTCATTTACAAAAAGAGAATATGATCTGGTAATTTCCGATGTGATGATGCCTAAAAAAGATGGGTTTACTATGGCTACGGAAATCAGAAAATTGAATAGTAAAGTACCCATTATCTTCTTGACTGCGAAGTCTATGAAAGAAGATACCATCGAAGGTTTTAAATTAGGTGCGGATGATTATATCACTAAGCCATTTAGTATGGAAGAATTGCTTTTGAGAATTAATGCAATTCTGAGAAGAACAAAAAGTGATGTAATAGATGATGAGAATATCAAGGATATTCAATTGGGAATGTTCAACTTCAATCCTAATGAACGTACATTAGTGAACGGAGAAACCTCTGAAAAACTTACATCCAAAGAATCTCAATTGTTGAAACTTCTGGCACAGAATAAGAATGAGGTGCTGGAAAGAGAATTTGCTTTAAAAGCGATCTGGGGAGATGATAGCTATTTTAATTCACGTAGTATGGATGTGTATATTACCAAATTACGTAAGTATTTAAGACCAGATACAAACCTGGAGATTATCAATGTCCATGGTAAAGGTTTCAAACTAATTGTGAAAAAGGCATAA
- a CDS encoding PorT family protein, with translation MNKMKFVFAIVLVFLISPVFSQVNFGLKVGGNYNLNSLSSDSLNLSIENTTSLLGGGFVRIKLKKISLQGEALFANKKAEIIDASSGTTKVSFNSFDIPLMIGYKLIDLKVVKLRVNAGLIPSFVTGNSGDLKEINYKDAYYSATAGLSLDIPLFLFDIRYQGAIGDYYELQNVNSNTTLSNSMVTLSVGWKIL, from the coding sequence ATGAATAAAATGAAATTTGTATTCGCAATTGTGCTGGTTTTCTTGATCTCACCAGTATTTTCTCAAGTAAATTTTGGATTAAAGGTCGGTGGTAATTACAACCTAAATAGCCTTTCGTCAGATTCATTGAATTTGAGTATTGAGAATACAACATCATTGCTTGGAGGTGGATTTGTAAGAATTAAGTTAAAGAAAATTAGTCTTCAGGGTGAAGCTTTGTTTGCAAATAAGAAAGCAGAAATCATTGATGCCAGCTCGGGAACAACTAAAGTGAGTTTTAACTCGTTTGATATACCACTGATGATCGGTTATAAATTAATTGATTTGAAAGTAGTGAAGCTAAGAGTGAATGCAGGTTTAATTCCTTCTTTCGTAACAGGAAATAGCGGGGACTTAAAAGAAATCAACTATAAGGATGCGTATTATTCAGCAACGGCCGGATTGTCATTGGATATCCCATTATTCTTATTTGATATCAGATATCAGGGTGCCATTGGTGATTACTATGAATTACAAAATGTAAATAGTAATACTACACTTTCCAATAGCATGGTTACGTTATCTGTGGGTTGGAAAATCTTGTAG